In one window of Lynx canadensis isolate LIC74 chromosome B3, mLynCan4.pri.v2, whole genome shotgun sequence DNA:
- the PTPN21 gene encoding tyrosine-protein phosphatase non-receptor type 21, producing MPLPFGLKLKRTRRYTVSSKSCLVARIQLLNNEFVEFTLSVESTGQESLEAVAQRLELREITYFSLWYHNKQNQRRWVDLEKPLKKQLDKYALEPTVYFGVVFYVPSVSQLQQEITRYQYYLQLKKDILEGNIPCTLEQAIQLAGLAVQADFGDFDQYESQDFLQKFALFPVGWLQDEKVLEEATQKVALLHQKYRRLTAPDAEMLYMQEVERMDGYGEESYPAKDSQGSDISIGACLEGIFVKHKNGRPPVIFRWHDIAHMSHNKSFFALELASKEETIQFQTEDMETAKYVWRLCVARHKFYRLNQCSLQTQTVTVNPIRRRSSSRVSLPKPQSYVMPPQPQLHYNGHYTEPYTSSQDNLFATNQNGYYCHSQTSLDRAQIDLSGRIRNGSVYSAHSTNSLNNPQPYLQPSPMSSNPSITGSDVMRPDYVPSHRHSALIPPSYRPTPDYETVMKQLNRGMVPAERQSRSLRNLNIGNSYAYSRPDALVYSQPEIREHAHFASPQSAHYPFSLNYSFHSPSPYPHPAERRPVAGAVSVPELTNVQLQAQDYPAPNIMRTQVYRPPPPYPPPRPANSTPDLSRHPYISSSNPDLITRRVHHSVQTFQEASLPVAHSLQEVSEPLTAARRAHLHKRNSIEVAGLAHSLEGLRLKERTLSASAADPPPPRPVSAGSQPGGFPERAERDEADERGGLGCGHKKSLSDATMLIHSSEDEEDPEEDVATLEVPLLPARAPRGRRSPELPPGPARGPCAPVPAALGPGPLHGREPGPHLGEALRPRREGLLTPSMSESDLTTSGRYRARRDSLKQRPVSDLLSGKKNVVEGLPPLGGMKKSRVDAKKIGPLKLAALNGLSLSRLPLPDEGKEVPARATNDERCKILEQRLEQGMVFTEYEKILKKRLVDGECSTARLPENAERNRFQDVLPYDDARVELVPTKENNTGYINASHIKVSVSGIEWDYIATQGPLQNTCQDFWQMVWEQGIAIIAMVTAEEEGGREKSFRYWPRLGSRHNTVTYGRFKITTRFRTDSGCYATTGLKMKHLLTGQERTVWHLQYTDWPEHGCPEDLKGFLSYLEEIQSVRRHTNSTSEPKSPNPPLLVHCSAGVGRTGVVILSEIMIACLEHNEVLDIPRVLDMLRRQRMMMVQTLCQYTFVYRVLIQFLKSSRLI from the exons GTACCAGTATTATCTGCAGCTGAAGAAAGATATCTTGGAAGGAAACATTCCTTGTACATTAGAACAAGCAATTCAGTTAGCCGGCTTAGCTGTTCAAG CCGATTTTGGTGACTTTGATCAATATGAATCCCAGGACTTCCTTCAGAAATTTGCCTTGTTTCCTGTG GGGTGGttacaagatgaaaaagtatTGGAAGAAGCAACCCAAAAAGTGGCCTTACTGCATCAGAAATACAG AAGGCTCACGGCTCCTGATGCTGAAATGCTGTACATGCAGGAGGTAGAGAGGATGGACGGCTATGGAGAAGAGAGCTACCCCGCAAAG GATAGCCAAGGCAGTGACATATCCATTGGAGCATGTCTTGAAGGCATCTTCGTGAAACACAAGAATGGAAGGCCTCCTGTGATATTTAG GTGGCATGATATTGCTCACATGTCCCACAATAAGTCCTTTTTTGCATTAGAGCTGGCCAGTAAAGAGGAGACCATCCAGTTTCAAACT GAAGACATGGAAACCGCAAAATACGTGTGGAGACTCTGTGTTGCGCGACACAAATTCTACAGACTAAATCAATGCAGCCT GCAAACCCAGACTGTCACAGTGAACCCAATTCGGAGGAGGTCGTCTTCAAGGGTGTCTCtg CCTAAGCCCCAGTCCTATGTGATGCCTCCCCAACCCCAGCTGCATTATAATGGACATTACACAGAACCATACACTTCCTCCCAAG ATAACCTCTTTGCCACCAACCAGAATGGATACTATTGCCACTCCCAGACGAGTCTGGATCGAGCCCAGATTGACCTCAGCGGTCGGATCCGAAACGGCAGCGTATACAGCGCGCACAGCACCAACTCCCTGAACAACCCTCAGCCCTACCTGCAGCCCTCCCCCATGTCCTCCAACCCGAGCATCACTGGGAGTGACGTCATGAGGCCCGACTACGTGCCGTCACACCGCCACAGCGCCCTGATCCCGCCGTCGTACCGCCCGACCCCGGATTACGAGACGGTCATGAAGCAGCTCAACCGGGGAATGGTGCCCGCCGAAAGGCAGAGCCGCTCGCTGCGAAACCTCAACATCGGCAACTCGTACGCCTACAGCCGGCCCGACGCGCTGGTCTACAGCCAGCCGGAGATTCGGGAGCACGCGCACTTCGCCTCCCCGCAGTCGGCGCACTACCCGTTCAGCCTCAACTACAGTTTCCACAGCCCGTCCCCGTACCCGCACCCCGCCGAGCGGCGGCCCGTGGCGGGCGCCGTCAGCGTGCCTGAGCTGACCAACGTGCAGCTGCAGGCGCAGGACTACCCGGCCCCCAACATCATGCGCACGCAGGTGTACCGCCCGCCCCCGCCCTACCCGCCCCCGCGGCCGGCCAACAGCACCCCGGACCTGTCCCGCCACCCGTACATCAGCAGCAGCAACCCCGACCTCATCACCAGGCGCGTGCACCACTCGGTGCAGACGTTCCAGGAGGCCAGCCTGCCGGTGGCGCACTCCCTGCAGGAGGTCAGCGAGCCGCTCACGGCCGCCCGGCGCGCGCACTTGCACAAGAGGAACAGCATCGAGGTGGCCGGGCTGGCGCACAGCCTCGAGGGCCTGCGGCTGAAGGAGCGCACGCTGTCCGCCTCGGCCGCCgacccgccgccgccgcggcccgtCTCCGCGGGCTCCCAGCCCGGCGGCTTCCCAGAGAGGGCCGAGCGGGACGAGGCGGACGAGCGGGGAGGCCTGGGCTGTGGCCACAAGAAGTCTCTCTCGGACGCCACCATGCTGATCCACAGCAGCGAGGACGAGGAGGACCCGGAGGAGGACGTGGCCACGCTGGAGGTGCCCCTGCTGCCGGCCCGCGCGCCGCGGGGCCGCCGCTCCCCGGAGCTTCCGCCTGGCCCCGCCCGAGGGCCCTGCGCCCCGGTCCCCGCCGCGCTGGGCCCGGGCCCCCTGCACGGCCGTGAGCCCGGGCCCCATCTCGGGGAGGCCCTTCGACCCCGCAGAGAGGGGCTGCTCACGCCCTCCATGTCCGAATCTGATCTCACCACGTCGGGGCGCTACCGAGCCAGGAGGGACTCCCTGAAGCAGCGGCCCGTGTCAGATCTCCTCTCCGGAAAGAAGAACGTCGTGGAAGGCCTTCCGCCGCTAGGG ggaATGAAAAAGAGCCGGgtagatgcaaaaaaaattgGTCCTCTCAAATTGGCTGCCCTAAATGGACTCTCCCTGTCTCGACTGCCTCTGCCGGATGAAGGAAAGGAAGTGCCTGCCAGAGCCACCAATGACGAGAGG TGTAAAATTCTGGAACAGCGGTTAGAACAGGGAATGGTATtcacagaatatgaaaaaattcttaaaaaacgGCTAGTTGATGGGGAGTGCTCAACAGCACGACTCCctgaaaatgcagaaagaaatcgATTCCAAGATGTCCTTCCCTATGACGATGCCCGAGTGGAGCTGGTCCCAACTAAAGAAAACAATACCGGCTACATCAATGCGTCTCATATTAAG GTCTCTGTCAGTGGAATTGAGTGGGATTATATTGCCACACAGGGACCATTACAGAATACCTGTCAGGATTTCTGGCAGATGGTGTGGGAACAGGGAATTGCCATTATAGCCATGGTGACAGCGGAAGAG GAGGGCGGAAGGGAGAAGAGCTTCAGGTATTGGCCACGACTTGGCTCCAGGCACAACACCGTCACCTACGGGAGGTTTAAGATCACAACCCGATTCCGCACGGACTCTGGCTGCTACGCCACCACCGGCTTAAAGATGAAGCACCTGCTCACAGGGCAGGAGAGGACAGTGTGGCATCTCCAGTACACAGACTGGCCTGAGCACGGCTGTCCAGAGGACCTCAAGGGGTTTTTGT CATACCTCGAAGAGATCCAGTCTGTTCGACGCCATACAAATAGTACCAGTGAACCAAAAAGCCCCAACCCTCCCTTGCTGGTCCATTGCAGCGCAGGAGTGGGAAGGACTGGCGTCGTCATCTTGTCAGAGATCATGATCGCCTGTCTGGAACACAACGAG GTGCTGGACATCCCAAGGGTGCTGGACATGCTGAGGCGACAGAGGATGATGATGGTGCAGACCCTCTGCCAGTACACGTTCGTGTACCGAGTGCTCATTCAGTTCCTGAAAAGCTCAAGGCTCATATGA